The Thiohalophilus sp. genome has a window encoding:
- a CDS encoding polysaccharide deacetylase family protein: MLSPAGSRARLSILIYHRVLPRPDPMLPGDPDAATFRWQMQTVARLFNVLPLSGAVERLASGSLPPRAACITFDDGYADNAEVALPILRALDLPATFFVAAGYLDGGMMFNDRVIETVRRLPEGEVDLGAVDMAPQSISSISDRIALAMQVIKQIKHLDPAERDEKVQALVELNNDTLPRDLMMRSAQLQELADAGMTIGGHTLSHPILARISDARARQEIAAGRETLESILRQPVKLFAYPNGKPGQDYAAQHVSMVRECGFDAAVSTAWGVSTRHHDPYQLARFTPWDHTPLRFGARLVRNLMQSQPQHVQGASVKSLRR, from the coding sequence ATGCTGTCGCCTGCAGGCTCACGGGCGCGACTGTCCATTTTGATCTATCACCGGGTTCTGCCCCGGCCCGATCCCATGCTGCCCGGCGATCCGGATGCGGCGACCTTTCGCTGGCAGATGCAGACCGTCGCCCGGCTGTTTAATGTCTTGCCGTTGTCCGGGGCGGTTGAACGTCTGGCCAGTGGCAGCTTGCCGCCCAGAGCCGCCTGTATCACCTTTGATGACGGCTATGCGGACAACGCCGAAGTCGCCTTGCCGATCCTCAGGGCGCTGGATCTGCCGGCAACCTTCTTTGTCGCCGCCGGGTATCTCGACGGCGGCATGATGTTCAACGACCGGGTGATCGAAACCGTGCGCCGCTTGCCCGAGGGCGAAGTGGATCTGGGTGCAGTAGACATGGCGCCGCAATCGATCAGCAGCATAAGCGATCGCATTGCCCTGGCCATGCAGGTGATTAAACAGATCAAACACCTCGATCCGGCAGAGCGCGACGAAAAGGTTCAGGCGCTGGTGGAATTGAACAACGACACCCTGCCAAGGGATCTGATGATGCGTAGCGCACAGCTACAAGAGCTGGCGGATGCCGGCATGACCATCGGCGGGCATACCCTGAGCCATCCGATCCTGGCGCGGATTTCCGATGCCCGGGCCAGACAGGAGATCGCCGCCGGACGCGAAACCCTCGAATCGATACTCAGGCAGCCGGTCAAACTGTTCGCCTACCCTAACGGCAAGCCGGGCCAGGACTATGCCGCGCAGCATGTCAGCATGGTCCGTGAGTGCGGCTTTGATGCGGCCGTCTCCACGGCCTGGGGCGTCTCCACCCGGCATCACGACCCCTATCAGCTCGCCCGCTTTACCCCGTGGGATCATACCCCGCTTCGCTTCGGTGCCCGGCTGGTGCGCAACCTGATGCAGAGTCAGCCGCAACATGTTCAGGGCGCCAGTGTTAAGTCACTCCGGCGGTAG
- a CDS encoding type II toxin-antitoxin system RelE/ParE family toxin, translating to MKVHWTNTAIRHLDGIYDYIAQDSPVYAKQQVDRLTRRSEQIAAFPQSGRMVPEFKREDIREVIEGPYRLIYVIKTEQIDILSVFHGAQKLPDTLSSG from the coding sequence ATGAAGGTCCATTGGACAAACACGGCCATCCGGCATCTGGATGGCATCTACGACTATATCGCGCAAGATTCCCCTGTCTACGCCAAACAACAAGTCGACAGGCTTACCCGGCGATCGGAACAGATCGCGGCATTTCCTCAATCCGGCCGAATGGTGCCCGAATTTAAAAGAGAAGATATCCGGGAAGTGATTGAAGGGCCTTATCGGCTGATTTACGTCATCAAAACCGAGCAAATCGATATTTTGAGCGTGTTTCATGGCGCGCAGAAATTGCCTGACACCCTATCGTCTGGTTAA